The Melanotaenia boesemani isolate fMelBoe1 chromosome 3, fMelBoe1.pri, whole genome shotgun sequence genome contains the following window.
CTAATGTGAAACGGATGGCTCATTAAGTCATTATAGAGGTATGTGTGctgaaaagtgaaaatatttcaCCAAAGTGAAACATTACTTTGGTAGCCTATCAAATGCCATCATTTAGACTGTAATCACGCAGAGGAGCCGCCTCCATCTGATGAATATTTTACCTCATAAAACTGTCATCTCCATATTTAACACAGAAACAAGCCAATGCCCTTGTGAGATGGCTGTCAGTTAATTATAAAACTCTCCTCAGTAAAGGGAGAAAAATGCTCCAAATGCAACTCTTAACTCTCCCCCCACTGATATTAGGAGGCGTCAGGggaaattttcacatttttcccccttttcgGGATGAAATTAATGTGACAGAAAGAAAGGCTCATTGCACAGCAGCTAGATAGAGGGATGGGAAGGAGGGCAGGAGGGAGAGTCAGGGCAGGGGGGAAAAGATAGCAGCGTGGGGGGTGGGGAGGGTGGCATGGCATGGGATGAGCAAGAGTGCAGGAGGAATAGATGAGAAAAATAGGGAGAGCAGGGGGTGGAGGGGGGTGGGTAGAGAGATGGGCGTGCATGCTAATTTTATCATTCTGCTGATAAACTTTTCCTCCAGTAATCCTCCGGCTGGGACGTGAGAACAGATAGGAGACAGGGATAGGCTCATGAAGCTTCAGCTTCTATCAAGTCATCTATTCTTTGTTATTCTGTtctactttatatttaattgcAATTTTGTATCAATCTTGTTCTCTCCCTCCCACCACCATCATTTTACTATGTTTGTTTGGTATACCTTTATTTTGCCCCTAATTTGTCCCCCTATCAGACACACATCTGCTCCGTGTCCTTTGGAATCAATAGTCAATCAAAGCAGTCATTGCCCTTATAATCCTACTAACACaccacagcaaacacacacatgccaacTGCACTctcgcacacatacacaacccCAGATTACACACTCCATCTCACTTCCAGTTTAACAAGGCCCATTGAGGATTATAGATACATAATGCCAAGTGTACAGATTAGGTATGACAATAAACTACTGATAGCCAAAGTAAGCTCTGCCTTCAGTATGGATATGTGTGTATGCGTGCGCTAATACTGTACTGGCATGCATGAATAAACATGATGTGTGACAGAGCTGAATTGTAATGGTGTCTCAGCTGACAGAgacagtgtatgtgtgtgtgtttgcatgtgtgtgtgcgttacAGGGCAGATGAGAAGGAGACCTCAGTTCCCACATCACATCACTCTGCCAGAAGGCTTTTATACTTGCTCCCAGAGTCACCCTACACTACAGACAAATGTGCGTGTGGCACTTAaacaccctcacacacacatgcgcacatCAACTGTgtgaattgtgtttgtgtgtctcttaCTGTTGGCATCGGTGTCATCACTCTTGGGAGGGGTGTGTCCTGTGTAACCAACAGCAATCCTGACCATTCGCTCTggatttcttattttcttcagtCCTGAAAAGGGAGgagatacaaaacaaaacaaaacaaaacaaaacaaaacaaacaaacaaaaaaacaaaaacaaaaacaaaaacaaaacaaattaggCAACACTTCAGATTTTGGTTTCTTCAGCAGATACACCCCTCACCTTATTCTTCCTCCCCAGAAACCAAACTCCAAGTGATATGCATGTGGGCTGATCCATTTTCTGATCCACTAACTTGAATCCATTGTGTCCCTTGATCGATTGGCCACAGTAGATACGCTGCCTCCATGTGTGTGACTAACTTGTACCCAGCTTtagtttctcttctctctcatcatttctctgtttccCTGACCACTGTTGCTATGATACAAAGTAGACCAACCAATGCAGAGGGAGATGGTCTTCCAGGCTATATGGTGGATGTTGTTCTCATGCCCACTGGTGTACTCTGCTGTTCGGCGCCACACACATCTGCCAGGGAATGGAAAGAGTGGATGGCTGTCTCCTGGCTTCATCGCCTCGACTCATTTGGCTTTCATTCAGCATGACTGATGCTTGTAAAGCATTACATCCATTCTACTTGCAACAGCGCACGGGCAATGGACAAAAATCCCTCACACTGCAAATGTGATGTGTCTATTTGTGTCTATTATTTTACAGTGTAGACAaggaaggtgttttttttatccatgtGATAGAGTGCTTGCTAAACTGTCCATGGGCCTTTTGTCTCATCTACAGTTCTTGTCTTTACACTTACATGCCACCCCCCCTTGTCATTGCCTCTGGCAACACTCTGCATGCTCACTTGCGTACATGTATGTACATGCTAAACTGCTGTACACTTGAAATATGTTTCAGAAATTGTATGAAACAACTTGTTCATGTTAGCCTAAAATTACCCCTTAGAGAAATCTTGCTCAGCATTGCTCCCTAGTGTTGAGAATGTTAAAAGCTCTCTCTGTCATTTCCAACATGACTTAACAGAGAAAATTCCATCAGGTAAGAACAATCCAGTGccgatgcttttttttttttttttttttctgcaacatttAAGTACTCATTGAACATGTAGTCTGATTTTACGTTTGTTGCCTTTATAGGTTTATTGAGGAGTCAAGAAAATGAAGTGACACAAATTAACAACCAGATGGTGTTTATGACCAAATGTGTAGCACAGGAACTGACAAATAAAGCATCACTTTGTTGAGTTGGAGGTATTATTCCCAAACTGACCAGATGAATGAGCAGCAGTCTGAATGAAACTGTGGTGGTGTGTGATGACGCCAACCCCGAGAGTTTAgttaagtgaataaaaaattaaattagattccTACATGACATGACCTAAAACTGACACCTATTTACACCACCCCCTTCACAAGCCAAATGCAGCCAGATTCTCACCCTCAGTGCCTTAGCAACCATAAGCACACATCAACAGCCaatgaacacaaacaacaacacataaacacaaaaacaccatcATTAAATTGAGACTAAAATAATACACAGCTGGTCAGAGAGGTTGCGTGTCTGTCAGAGAAGAAAAATCTGCAATTCAGTGGTCTATTTTATGCTTAAAGAGACACACGGAGcaggataaacacacacacactcgcacgcacacacacacacacacacacagagcatcTGAATTCCTTCAGCGTGAAACACTCATCCTCTCTCATCCCCATCCCTTTCATGCTTAACTCATAAACCAGCTACTCAGGGGAAACGCTGGCAGGCAATGGACGGTGAAAAACTACCCCATCCCGGCTCAGAGCGCACCGACAGGACAACTCtccttctgttatttatttgctgtCGGTTAACCGTGCTCCTCAGAGTCAGTCGCTGGTTCAGCACCAGCCTCGGTGTTTTCGGGACGGGCCAGAGGAGAGGGAAAGCCCTGCCGTTATCTCTGTCCTCCTCTATGCCTCCGTCCCCTCATCGCCTCATCTGAACCCCGAATAACGGGACGATGCCACCTCAAATAAAAACCATAATTTCTTCTTACCTTCCGGCTTGTTTTCGGCAGCCATTTCCCCTCCGCCGCGCGCctcatccctcctcctcctcctcttcctcctcctcctcctcctcgacTCGACCTAGTGGTGGCGggaggggtggtggtggggaggaCCAAGCGCGTGCACAGAGAGGACAGCTCAAGGAGGTGGGCGGGGCTGAGAAGGAGGGATGATGGGTGGTGGGGGCGAGCCTGCTGCGATCAGCCAAGCTATTGGTGGAAGAGGTGAGGATTGACAGCGGGGATCCGTGATGGTGACTCACGGAGTTCTCCATCCCCTCTGCCTTTTCTCGTTGGCCACACCtctatcccccccccccccccccccccccaccccaccccccacccctcaaAGTTCACGCGCATTCTTCCTcgctctcttcctctctctctctctctctctctctctctctctctctctctctctctcacgtCACTGAACAACGTCTGTATTCGAGGACACCTTGACAGCCTCccacagcatcatcatcatgctcatcatcatcttctcatcctcacacatacacacgcacgATCGCACACAACTTCGGCctacacacaaatgcatgacACGCGCGTACAAACTCGCGCGCGGGCGCTCGTTTCTCCATATGCAAACTCAGTGGACTGTTGAGAAAACGCGAAGTAAGGTCGGGTCTCGCCATAAATTATGACCCCCCTCTTGAATTTCAATGAAAGGAGCCAGctgaaagacacacacacacacacacaccaaaaaaaaaaaaaacaagcatgcGCGTGGGCTAGTGGTTGCTGTCATTCGCTGTAGTGCTGAAGCTCGCGGTACTGAAAGGACAGCTCCACACGCGCCTACACAGGCTGTGCTCACTCACTACCTGCCTTCTTTGAGCCGTGTTATTAAATTGAAGTGATAATAGGTCAAAGAACAACTTATAGgaggaaatgaaaaacatgCCCTCAATGTTCTCTTATTTAGGCTCTGGAATGAAATCGTTATATTACTGCCATAATATCCCCGCAGAAAGTTAAGATTATGGGGAGCAAATCACAATATCTTTACTGAAAGGCTATTTCTTATTTAACCGTTCTATACTTGGTTATCCCTTCTTAACAGTGGGGCTTAACTGCGACCATTATGTTCCCGTTTTCAGCCCACACTGTCACTCTATGCCTCGGGGTAGAATATCGCCTTTGCAGCAAAGCCTTTGGAGAGAGACAATCGTAGACACAGCAAACTGCGGTTTTGAACGCTTCCTTCCAGTCTACGTCTGCTTTGCGTGGTGTCGAAGAGCAGATGCACACAAGGTTACAAGACATAGGCAGAATTCAAGCATGATGATCGTCACAGAGTAACATGGCCTGTCAAATGGGAATCTAGTTCCGGTGAATGTGAAGTGCTTTTTCTATGTCAGCGAGATGTGAAGTTGTAGTCCTAAACTGTTTTCGTTTTTTCTGAACACACGTATTTgtttaaagtcaaaaactatttgacacacacacacacacacacacacacacacacacacacacacacacacacacacacacacacacacacacacacacatatatatataatctttcTAGTTTTATCATTTGTTATTGTGAATTCTGTCGCTAAACTGTTTCGTAGCGAGACAACATTTTGCCATTTGGCATTCCCTAAATTCTGCAatggactgaactgaactggAATAAATTGGATATTTAATTTGTCTGCGTCCTCTTTAAAGTACCCTGACAGCACTTTGTTGCAAATTGGCAGTAGTTTACTATTACTAGGACATGCGactactttaattttattgcagTTCAAAAGGACtctcttttaaaaattgtaCTGTTAGGGACTTTAACCCAACATGCTCCAATATTTTTAAGTCAAAACCCCTGCAAAATAATTGCCGCTGGTCAAGAGTCCCCAAAACATAAAGCTGTCATGATTCACGGTTTATGTTcctgtttcatgtgtttggtttttgttatgttcttGTAGGGTTTTGTTAGTCTGCTTTGtttcctgctcattagttcacccgGGTTGATTAGTTCATTCATCTCACCTGTGCCTATAGTTGATTAGTTTGAGCTCTTACTTGCCAGTGCACTGCTTATTGTTTGTTAGACGTAGTCCATGCCATGTCACAGTTCTTGCCACCATAGTCTATTGTTTTtgtaagtttagtttttgttattagAGCTTTTAACTGCATCGGTCTGCCTCCCATGTCTTAAGCCTGTACTTGGATCCTCATGTCCACGGTATTTCTGACCTATATTATAAGATCTCTGATGAAGTCGATGCACTGTGCAACCCTTTCCCTATTCTAAGATATATTATTCTTAAAATCTCCATGTCCTTAATTCATTATTTAACCAATAGTAATGCATCCTCTTCTGCAAATTGCAGTGATTTGgttgtaagaaaataaaaatgttgaagtatttacacaaaaatataCTATTGCACAGAATGACTGCAAAGTTGGCAAAACAAGGCTCACTAGGGGCAACGGTTCGTGTGAGCCCCTGAGCAACCAAATGGATCATTTTTAGCCTTGAGAGCAAATTACTGGAGAGGGCTAAACTGAACGGCTGATGATGCAAAAGAGAtactttataattttattatacACACCAAGTCAGACTGAAATAAGTGAAACGTGACAGCCACCTCaactaattaatataaaaagaacTAACTCTCGTCTCGAGACTCAGTTTTTGGGGTGTTTTGTGGCCACCATAACAACAAGATGAATTGCAATACATTAATTGCAAAATTATCAAATACATACGTCACATACGCatacaatttatatatataaaaaaatctgtactCCTCAGCCTCTTTCTCCTGGCATAAATTTCAAGTTTCCTTTTACACTTAGCTCAAGCACCACCAGCAGAGGGCGACATAAAACCCTCGTTTTTTAAACAGTGCTCACCATCATTGACCAATCAACTTCTAGAACATTGAGGAGGTGGGCGTGGCCGAACTTGACCAAAACCAAACATGGCGGCGTCTATGGATGAAGATTTTGAGTTTAATAATCAAGATTACTATTCTCTGCTTAACGTCAGCAAAGAGGTatgtttattctttgttttatggtgACATCCAACGATAGTGGGCATTTTGCTCTGACCTTTTGGCAGTTTGTCATTGAGTAAGTCGGCTGCAGTCGGTGTATCACCTCCAGTTGAATAATGCTCTTCAGTTAGCACCTCCATGGAGGAGGTTGAGACCGGCTGATGCTACAGACAGACAAATGCACAAGCAGACTGACTCAATACTTTACCTACATTTCTATTTGCATCTGAGGGTATTGGTAGGAATATTTTGAGTGCAGCGTGTGCATCCTCTCAAACCACAGTGACTGACCAgcatatagttttttttatctggttcaTCACTAGGTCGTGATTAAGACTGGAAACATACCCAAACAGAAAGTGCCTTGTACGtctgattttaaaattaatgtcAATTTGAGTAGTAATAGTTTTATTATATCAGCTTTCAAATACAACTGAACTAATTAGCTGAGTAATCAATTGCTCATCCGTGAAAATCAATGGAACAGATTcacttgtgttatttttaaagctaaatGTAACAAAATTATTGGGTCCAGCCTCTttgattttcatattttttgaAGATTTTCTCCAATAGTAGAATAAGGGATTTACCCTGTTTCAACAAATATGTGTAATTTCAAGAACTCAGACAGCTGTCATCCCATCTTGTTGCAGGCTACTTTGGAGGAGCTGAAGGCATCATATCGGAGACTATGCATGCTCTACCATCCTGACAAACATCGAGACCCCGAGCTGAAAAGACAAGCTGAACAACTTTTCAACCAGGTTCACCAGGCCTATGAAGGCAAGTACTGGGAATTGGCAATAATGAAAATTTTTTATGGGCATAGCCAACAGCCATAGCAAATTTGTTCTCATCTTCATGTGACAATTAGTTTTAAGCTTAAAACCTTAATCAGGCAGTACGAGGTAATCCTAATATAGTGCAGTTTTAGGATTATTAAACAGTGTCTTCAAAACCAGTGTGTTAAACCAAACAACATCTACATAAACAGTCATTTTTGTCTTCATCCCTCAGTGCTGAGTGATGCTCATTCTAGAGCCATCTATGACCTCTTTGGGAAGAAAGGGCTGGAAGTAGAAGGCTGGGAAGTATGTTTTCAACAGTATTACATTAGAGTGGATTTGCTCTTTCATTGTATATTTACATCACCAATACTTTACGTTGGTGACTACATTGTGTAGGTGGTGGAGAGGAAGAGGACGCCAGCAGAAATTCGAGAGGAGTATGAAAGGCTACAGAGGGAAAGGGAAGAGAGGAGACTGCAGCAAAGAACAAACCCTAAGGTTTATTCAGTTACttgtttcattcttttctcagcttcattactttttcacagattatattaaaatattattaaatactTCTTGCAACAACTAACTTTTGACTATATATGGTTTACCctcacatttaattttatcaccctcacttttatactttttcttttaatcccaTCAATGCCATTTTCTCTCATCATTATTCAGGGCACCATTAGCGTCGGAGTGGATGCAACAGACCTGTTTGACCGCTATGATGAAGACTTTGAAGAGATGCCAGGAGGAGGCTTTCCTCACATAGAAATCAACAAGATGCATATTTCCCAGTCTATAGAGGTGCAACAAAACACACTCTTAGTATTCACTGTCCATCCTTGTGTTGACCTGGACCAGGATAATgctctcctgttttttttcaggCTCCTCTAACAAACACTGACACTGCAATGCTGTCTGGTTCGCTTTCCACTCATAATGGGAGTGGAGGGGGCAACATTAACATGACTGTACGCAGGGTTACATCAGCCAAGGGCTGGGGCGAGGTacgcacatatacacacactcatCCACACCATGAGGCgccttttttatgtgtgtgtaagcaGGAGGAACTTTCAGTCCTTTCACTATATTCTAAACAATGAAAGTGTAGATGATGCCTGTTTTTTTGGCTTCATTCAATGTTAGCCttcaacttttatttccatctgGTTATTTGTGCCGGCATTCACCTCTGCAGGTGGAGTTTGGTGCGGGAGACATACTGGGACCTCTCATTGGATTAAAGGTGTTTCGCAATATTACTCCACGATGGTAAGGCCCAGCTTTTTAGTTCTGAAATATCAAAGTACTGTGGTGACATATGAACTGCAGTATCCCTCCTCTGACAACTCTGTTCTGTCCAGTTTCCTTACAGCCCAGTGTGGTTTGCAGTTCTCTCCACGAGGTTTGAGacccagctgttctctgatgaCTGCACGACACCTGGATCAGAACACTATGGGCTACCTACAGTGGCGCTGGGGGCCCAACAGCGCAATGACTACCAGCCTGGTCCGAGACACAAAGACCAGCCACTTTACTCTAGCTCTGCAGGTACACGTGAACATACGCAGTTGGAACAGCGATCACATGAAGTCAccatttgtgttattttgtcactttttttgctttttcatccTCTGCTCTGTTTCGTCCCTCTTTCAGCTCGGTGTGCCTCATTCCTACCTGATGATGAGCTACCAGTACAAGTTCCAAGATGAAGATCAGACCAAAGTGAAGGGCTCTGTCaagtatgtttatgtttttggaaAAAATTACATCAATAATTAATTAGTTCATGAAAGTATGTCAGCATATCTGTAAGTCCCCTTAAAACCAAATTGGAtgttaacatgttttgtttagCACTGTGTTACCAATGCTCTAATATCTGGACCAGTACTGACAAATAAGTTGCAGGTATTCTAAATAGGGTTTTAGTCATTTCTTTTGTACAATTTTTGAACAAGGGATTTCTCATCCTGCACTCAGAGGTGGATACTACTTTTGCATCTAATGGTGGACTTTGTTCAATTTTTGGGATCCTCTGGTATGACCACAGATATGATAACATGTAGAGGCCCCTAAGCCACTGAGAGGGAGGCAGGACCCCTCCCAGAAGGTCATGAGATTATTTCTGGGGGGGGTACATGACCatgtagaaggaaaaaaaaaacttgaacacGTGAAAACCACTTGTATACACAGCTAGcttaatttcttgttttacaTTGTTGTATACAGCTTCTTCCACTACGATGCCCTTAAATGTTCTTGTTGGTAAGACACATATAAGCCTATGTATTGCCATATATCGGTTTGTGGCTACATATTTTGATGTGACTCAAGAAATACCTCCAAGCTATTAAATAGTCAAAGAAAttatgtgaaattaaataatttatttcaccATCTTGACCACCAAGACTGGTCCTGTAAGCTACTTTGGTCTTGTTCTTAAGCAGCTTCTCCTAGTTTGATTTCTCTGCTGGTCTCTGTTCAGTTTACTGTTCCTTGCTTTTCAGAACTGGCTGGTTTGGCACTGTGGTAGAATATGGAGCAGAGAGGAAGATCAGCCGACACAGTATTCTGTCAGCCACTGTCAGCATCGGTGTCCCGCAGGGAGTCACACTCAAGATCAAGTACGGGCCACCCCAAGACATGACCTCACTCTTCTGTGTGTCGCCATGTGGTTGTctaataaatgtgtttaaatgtgttctgGTGTTACTGTGCAGGTTGGCGCGTTCCAGTCAAACATACCTGTTTCCAGTCCACCTGACAGATCAGCTGCTGCCCAGTGCTGTCTTCTATGCCACTGCGGGGCCTCTGCTGGTCTACATGGTCGTCCACAGATTAATCATCATCCCATACACACAAGCTCAGAAAGAGCAGTGAGTTCAAGTCCTCTACCTCAGTCAACATCACACTTTGGTCTAGAAAGTTTCTGCTTCAGGCTTATTTCCAGCCATGATAAAACTCTATTACTGTTCAAACATTattttaagagattttttttcttaccagaATAATGAAAATCgctatatttattgtttttatttacgttATCTCAGCACACTGACTGAATGTTAGATCATAGACCCCTGTCAGTTGAATAAAAGCAACCCCAGAGctctgatttgaaaaaaaaaaaacatttctgatatGGATGTTGAAGCATCATTTTCACACTTAGCTCTCATCAGAGAGGGCCTCCACAGTGAATCCTAGTGGGCGGTTGCTgatgtttgctttgtttgtctctgtgactCTCAGAGAGCtggagctgcagaggaagagCTCTGCCACAGACATCGCCAAAAAGAAGCAGGAGGCAGAGTCTGCTGTGAGTACTCGCATGCAGAAACGCACTTATCCATTGTGTGTGAGGCATAATTGGTCATTGTCTATAAGTTCAGCTTTACACATTATAAACTCATGACCGAATCTCAACAGTCCCATAATTTTCTGCTCTCCTCCACCCCCTCCTTCTTTTCCTGTCTCCCTTGGCTCTTCTGCAGGTTTTGCTGATGCAGGAGTCTGTGAGGAGAATCATAGAAGCAGAAGAATCCAAAATGGGTgagaacacacatacacacacacatatagaggAGAAACTGAAGCTTTTTCAGTTCGTAGTCAGTCAAAACTAAAAATCCAAATGCATAATTTACGTGTCTTCCTCGCTGTCAACTCTGCATTACTATATATCCTCTGCTTTGAAGCAAGTCATGATAGTGGTATAGAATCCCTTTCGGTTAAATGTCATTGCCCATTGACTTAAATCAAAAATATAACTTTAGCATCCTGATTGATTTCAcattatgttcattttaatgattatttaaaGTTGTGTTCATCTCTGGATCACAGCACCCTCAGATACTTAAAGTATCAACATAGCCA
Protein-coding sequences here:
- the LOC121637494 gene encoding dnaJ homolog subfamily C member 11-like, which produces MAASMDEDFEFNNQDYYSLLNVSKEATLEELKASYRRLCMLYHPDKHRDPELKRQAEQLFNQVHQAYEVLSDAHSRAIYDLFGKKGLEVEGWEVVERKRTPAEIREEYERLQREREERRLQQRTNPKGTISVGVDATDLFDRYDEDFEEMPGGGFPHIEINKMHISQSIEAPLTNTDTAMLSGSLSTHNGSGGGNINMTVRRVTSAKGWGEVEFGAGDILGPLIGLKVFRNITPRCFLTAQCGLQFSPRGLRPSCSLMTARHLDQNTMGYLQWRWGPNSAMTTSLVRDTKTSHFTLALQLGVPHSYLMMSYQYKFQDEDQTKVKGSVKTGWFGTVVEYGAERKISRHSILSATVSIGVPQGVTLKIKLARSSQTYLFPVHLTDQLLPSAVFYATAGPLLVYMVVHRLIIIPYTQAQKEQELELQRKSSATDIAKKKQEAESAVLLMQESVRRIIEAEESKMGLIILNAWYGKFVSDTSQKKEKAKVIDVTVPLQCLVKDSKLILTEASKAGLPGFYDPCVGEDKSLKLLYQFRGVMHQVISADTEPLRIPKQSHRIESES